The Corvus hawaiiensis isolate bCorHaw1 chromosome 2, bCorHaw1.pri.cur, whole genome shotgun sequence genome includes a window with the following:
- the LOC125321426 gene encoding C-type lectin domain family 6 member A-like isoform X4 — translation MNHQGRVSPGTAAPAEERSCSWLNIWVFLTFALAIKAALVTICLVALLDGSYGQYKTLLQNSTEWYCVPSSSADRMEGWMCCPKGWRRFQRSCYFLSTDKMSWAESEQNCTGMGSQLVVINSKAEQDFLFNLAKETVTNVYETKYYIGLSAHKNGQWQWVDQAPYEKTATLLDNLLVSWKGLS, via the exons ATGAATCACCAAGGGAGAGTCAGTCCTGGAACTGCAG ccccagcagaagagagaagctgctcctggctgaacaTCTGGGTCTTCCTTACTTTTGCCCTTGCCATCAAAGCTGCCTTGGTGACCATCTGCCTTG TGGCTTTACTTGATGGAAGCTACGGCCAGTACAAGACTCTCCTCCAGAACTCTACAGAGTGGTACTGTGTCCCCAGCAGTTCTGCAGACAGAA TGGAAGGCTGGATGTGCTGCCCAAAGGGCTGGAGAAGGTTTCAAAGAAGCTGCTATTTCCTGTCCACTGATAAGATGTCATGGGCTGAGAGTGAGCAGAACTGCACTGGGATGGGCTCCCAGCTGGTGGTGATCAACAGCAAGGCAGAGCAG gatttcctCTTCAACTTGGCAAAAGAAACAGTTACTAACGTCTATGAAACAAAATACTACATAGGCTTATCTGCTCACAAAAATGGGCAGTGGCAGTGGGTGGATCAGGCTCCGTATGAAAAGACAGCCAC GCTTTTGGACAATCTGCTGGTTTCCTGGAAAGGCCTCAGCTGA
- the LOC125321426 gene encoding C-type lectin domain family 6 member A-like isoform X2, whose translation MNHQGRVSPGTAAPAEERSCSWLNIWVFLTFALAIKAALVTICLVALLDGSYGQYKTLLQNSTEWYCVPSSSADRMEGWMCCPKGWRRFQRSCYFLSTDKMSWAESEQNCTGMGSQLVVINSKAEQDFLFNLAKETVTNVYETKYYIGLSAHKNGQWQWVDQAPYEKTATWTYWPHPSCLSEQDLDVHHSLAH comes from the exons ATGAATCACCAAGGGAGAGTCAGTCCTGGAACTGCAG ccccagcagaagagagaagctgctcctggctgaacaTCTGGGTCTTCCTTACTTTTGCCCTTGCCATCAAAGCTGCCTTGGTGACCATCTGCCTTG TGGCTTTACTTGATGGAAGCTACGGCCAGTACAAGACTCTCCTCCAGAACTCTACAGAGTGGTACTGTGTCCCCAGCAGTTCTGCAGACAGAA TGGAAGGCTGGATGTGCTGCCCAAAGGGCTGGAGAAGGTTTCAAAGAAGCTGCTATTTCCTGTCCACTGATAAGATGTCATGGGCTGAGAGTGAGCAGAACTGCACTGGGATGGGCTCCCAGCTGGTGGTGATCAACAGCAAGGCAGAGCAG gatttcctCTTCAACTTGGCAAAAGAAACAGTTACTAACGTCTATGAAACAAAATACTACATAGGCTTATCTGCTCACAAAAATGGGCAGTGGCAGTGGGTGGATCAGGCTCCGTATGAAAAGACAGCCAC GTGGACATATTGgccacatcccagctgcctCTCAGAACAAGACCTGGATGTTCACCACTCCTTGGCACATTAA
- the LOC125321426 gene encoding C-type lectin domain family 4 member E-like isoform X3 encodes MNHQGRVSPGTAVALLDGSYGQYKTLLQNSTEWYCVPSSSADRMEGWMCCPKGWRRFQRSCYFLSTDKMSWAESEQNCTGMGSQLVVINSKAEQDFLFNLAKETVTNVYETKYYIGLSAHKNGQWQWVDQAPYEKTATFWKPGEPNLLFAEKCAAIHVKGNMDPNTFSNWNNVLCFTNCYRICERAVELL; translated from the exons ATGAATCACCAAGGGAGAGTCAGTCCTGGAACTGCAG TGGCTTTACTTGATGGAAGCTACGGCCAGTACAAGACTCTCCTCCAGAACTCTACAGAGTGGTACTGTGTCCCCAGCAGTTCTGCAGACAGAA TGGAAGGCTGGATGTGCTGCCCAAAGGGCTGGAGAAGGTTTCAAAGAAGCTGCTATTTCCTGTCCACTGATAAGATGTCATGGGCTGAGAGTGAGCAGAACTGCACTGGGATGGGCTCCCAGCTGGTGGTGATCAACAGCAAGGCAGAGCAG gatttcctCTTCAACTTGGCAAAAGAAACAGTTACTAACGTCTATGAAACAAAATACTACATAGGCTTATCTGCTCACAAAAATGGGCAGTGGCAGTGGGTGGATCAGGCTCCGTATGAAAAGACAGCCAC GTTTTGGAAGCCTGGGGAGCCCAATTTACTCTTTGCAGAAAAATGTGCTGCAATTCATGTCAAGGGAAACATGGACCCCAACACTTTCAGTAACTGGAATAACGTCCTTTGCTTCACAAATTGCTATCGAATTTGTGAACGGGCAGTCGAACTTCTCTGA
- the LOC125321426 gene encoding C-type lectin domain family 6 member A-like isoform X1, translated as MNHQGRVSPGTAAPAEERSCSWLNIWVFLTFALAIKAALVTICLVALLDGSYGQYKTLLQNSTEWYCVPSSSADRMEGWMCCPKGWRRFQRSCYFLSTDKMSWAESEQNCTGMGSQLVVINSKAEQDFLFNLAKETVTNVYETKYYIGLSAHKNGQWQWVDQAPYEKTATFWKPGEPNLLFAEKCAAIHVKGNMDPNTFSNWNNVLCFTNCYRICERAVELL; from the exons ATGAATCACCAAGGGAGAGTCAGTCCTGGAACTGCAG ccccagcagaagagagaagctgctcctggctgaacaTCTGGGTCTTCCTTACTTTTGCCCTTGCCATCAAAGCTGCCTTGGTGACCATCTGCCTTG TGGCTTTACTTGATGGAAGCTACGGCCAGTACAAGACTCTCCTCCAGAACTCTACAGAGTGGTACTGTGTCCCCAGCAGTTCTGCAGACAGAA TGGAAGGCTGGATGTGCTGCCCAAAGGGCTGGAGAAGGTTTCAAAGAAGCTGCTATTTCCTGTCCACTGATAAGATGTCATGGGCTGAGAGTGAGCAGAACTGCACTGGGATGGGCTCCCAGCTGGTGGTGATCAACAGCAAGGCAGAGCAG gatttcctCTTCAACTTGGCAAAAGAAACAGTTACTAACGTCTATGAAACAAAATACTACATAGGCTTATCTGCTCACAAAAATGGGCAGTGGCAGTGGGTGGATCAGGCTCCGTATGAAAAGACAGCCAC GTTTTGGAAGCCTGGGGAGCCCAATTTACTCTTTGCAGAAAAATGTGCTGCAATTCATGTCAAGGGAAACATGGACCCCAACACTTTCAGTAACTGGAATAACGTCCTTTGCTTCACAAATTGCTATCGAATTTGTGAACGGGCAGTCGAACTTCTCTGA
- the LOC125322150 gene encoding C-type lectin domain family 4 member E-like isoform X2 — protein MNHQGRVSPGTAAPAEERSCSWLNIWVFLTFALAIKAALVTICLVVPFCHSSDQPTVLQQQFSEWECNSALPQGTDRGWMCCPKGWRRFQRSCYFLSTDKMSWAESEQNCTGMGSQLVVINSKAEQIKRNPKRENFHIGLFAEKVGQWQWVDKTPYNVTAAFWREGEPSNSLGENCTVMHVPGVSLNNWNDVRSDLLHHRICEAAAVTV, from the exons ATGAATCACCAAGGGAGAGTCAGTCCTGGAACTGCAG ccccagcagaagagagaagctgctcctggctgaacaTCTGGGTCTTCCTTACTTTTGCCCTTGCCATCAAAGCTGCCTTGGTGACCATCTGCCTTG TGGTTCCCTTCTGCCACAGCAGTGACCAGCCCacagtcctgcagcagcagttctCAGAGTGGGAGTGCAACTCAGCGCTGCCACAAGGCACAG accGAGGCTGGATGTGCTGCCCAAAGGGCTGGAGAAGGTTTCAAAGAAGCTGCTATTTCCTGTCCACTGATAAGATGTCATGGGCTGAGAGTGAGCAGAACTGCACTGGGATGGGCTCCCAGCTGGTGGTGATCAACAGCAAGGCAGAGCAG ATAAAACGAAATCCAAAAAGAGAGAATTTCCACATTGGTCTGTTTGCGGAGAAGGTGGGACAGTGGCAGTGGGTGGACAAGACTCCATATAATGTGACAGCAGC GTTCTGGCGGGAAGGAGAACCAAGTAACAGCCTGGGTGAGAACTGCACTGTAATGCATGTTCCTGGAGTATCTCTCAACAACTGGAATGATGTCAGATCAGATCTTTTGCATCATCGAATTTGCGAAGCTGCAGCAGTAACTGTGTGA
- the LOC125322150 gene encoding C-type lectin domain family 4 member E-like isoform X1, whose translation MNHQGRVSPGTAAPAEERSCSWLNIWVFLTFALAIKAALVTICLVVPFCHSSDQPTVLQQQFSEWECNSALPQGTDRGWMCCPKGWRRFQRSCYFLSTDKMSWAESEQNCTGMGSQLVVINSKAEQDFLSEQIKRNPKRENFHIGLFAEKVGQWQWVDKTPYNVTAAFWREGEPSNSLGENCTVMHVPGVSLNNWNDVRSDLLHHRICEAAAVTV comes from the exons ATGAATCACCAAGGGAGAGTCAGTCCTGGAACTGCAG ccccagcagaagagagaagctgctcctggctgaacaTCTGGGTCTTCCTTACTTTTGCCCTTGCCATCAAAGCTGCCTTGGTGACCATCTGCCTTG TGGTTCCCTTCTGCCACAGCAGTGACCAGCCCacagtcctgcagcagcagttctCAGAGTGGGAGTGCAACTCAGCGCTGCCACAAGGCACAG accGAGGCTGGATGTGCTGCCCAAAGGGCTGGAGAAGGTTTCAAAGAAGCTGCTATTTCCTGTCCACTGATAAGATGTCATGGGCTGAGAGTGAGCAGAACTGCACTGGGATGGGCTCCCAGCTGGTGGTGATCAACAGCAAGGCAGAGCAG GATTTCCTCTCTGAGCAGATAAAACGAAATCCAAAAAGAGAGAATTTCCACATTGGTCTGTTTGCGGAGAAGGTGGGACAGTGGCAGTGGGTGGACAAGACTCCATATAATGTGACAGCAGC GTTCTGGCGGGAAGGAGAACCAAGTAACAGCCTGGGTGAGAACTGCACTGTAATGCATGTTCCTGGAGTATCTCTCAACAACTGGAATGATGTCAGATCAGATCTTTTGCATCATCGAATTTGCGAAGCTGCAGCAGTAACTGTGTGA